The Bradysia coprophila strain Holo2 chromosome II, BU_Bcop_v1, whole genome shotgun sequence genome has a segment encoding these proteins:
- the LOC119070199 gene encoding protein vav isoform X1, with product MAMAEGLWREAAKWLTRCKVIPIEHKANANESEIRVLALTLRDGVLLCNLVNFLDAKVGLDFNRKPQMAQFLCCQNIKYFVDACKNHFGLKESDLFEPMMLYNLTNFHKVLITLAKLSQCDIVKELHKDISGFSAHSSPRERSHSDEDIYKDLHSTNNNHESLSEDVSISTVKETNNVIADDESEVLDEEDESSNGDHENNVTEHTLWRIKMPSLETVENLTWNSRYEERTYEDLCYVTFSSELTASTASFEQRDFVIRELIDTETNYLEVLIALKKKFMQPMEGVLSKDEIKIIFPRIKELADIHDKFLDKLKDATSPTPKCKLSQVFLEFREPFLIYGEYCSNMTAATETLRDLSKRNSAVEKLIEKCQMDHSSGRVQLRDILSVPMQRILKYHLLLDKLVHETLPTHDDYRGLERAKEAMVDVAQYTNEVKRDSEHLGVIQKVKDSIMDLNLPNGHDLRQYGRLLLDGDLNIKAHEDQKTKHRYAFIFEKLMILVKPSNTKDGQYVFRDAHNLNDYRVESSNRPTRTTLVGRDARFKFQLILVRKSQSTAFTLYVKSDAERIKWTKALQEAMETLEPMGCRNTDHKFHITTFHTPIICLHCSKFLKGLIHQGYRCKVCEISVHRGCISSTGRCKQGPVSLPPPVCDRQLSEFYWFVGPMDRDTASVRLESRKIGTYLLRVRPQGASSSTETMYALSLKTDDRVIKHMKINQKREGDSVCYYLSSRRSFKTIVELVSFYERNDLGENFAGLNQTLQWPFKEVLSKALYDFNPKELNQLPLRKDCIVLVIGKEGDSKGWWRGKAMERVGFFPKEYVQEFSPTSPNDL from the exons ATGGCAATGGCAGAAg GTCTGTGGCGTGAGGCTGCCAAATGGTTGACCCGTTGCAAAGTGATTCCCATCGAGCACAAAGCGAACGCCAATGAATCCGAGATTCGAGTCTTAGCTCTCACCCTACGTGATGGAGTGTTATTGTGTAATTTAGTCAATTTTCTGGATGCCAAAGTTGGACTGGACTTCAACCGAAAACCTCAAATGGCTCAG TTCTTGTGTTGCCAAAACATTAAATACTTTGTGGACGCCtgcaaaaatcattttggacTGAAGGAATCGGATCTGTTCGAACCAATGATGCTGTacaatttgacaaattttcacaaagttCTCATTACGCTGGCGAAATTGTCACAATGTGACATTGTCAAGGAGCTGCACAAGGATATATC TGGATTCAGTGCGCATTCGTCGCCAAGAGAACGCAGCCATTCGGACGAAGACATCTACAAGGACTTACATTCAAC CAACAATAACCATGAAAGCCTAAGCGAAGATGTGTCGATATCAACGGTTAAAGAAACGAACAATGTGATCGCCGACGACGAGTCCGAAGTATTGGATGAAGAAGACGAATCGTCGAATGGAGATCATGAAAATAATGTGACCGAGCACACACTGTGGCGAATCAAAATGCCGTCGCTGGAAAcggttgaaaatttaacgTGGAACAGTCGTTACGAAGAACGCACCTATGAGGATCTGTGCTATGTGACCTTTTCGTCTGAG TTAACAGCATCGACGGCAAGCTTCGAGCAACGTGACTTCGTGATAAGGGAATTGATTGACACGGAAACCAATTACTTGGAGGTCTTAATTGCATTGAAGAAGAAATTCATGCAACCAATGGAGGGGGTGTTATCGAAAgatgaaatcaaaataattttcccgCGAATAAAG GAATTGGCCGACATTCACGACAAGTTTCTGGACAAACTGAAAGATGCCACATCCCCGACACCTAAATGCAAATTGAGTCAAGTATTTCTGGAATTTCGGGAGCCCTTTCTCATTTACGGTGAATACTGTTCGAATATGACAGCAGCGACGGAAACGCTGCGTGACTTGTCGAAGCGTAATTCTGCCGTAGAgaagttaattgaaaaatgtcaaatgGACCACAGTTCGGGCAGAGTTCAACTGCGAGACATTCTATCCGTACCGATGCAGAGAATTTTGAAGTATCATCTGTTGTTGGACAAACTTGTCCACGAAACATTACCG ACGCATGACGACTACCGAGGATTAGAACGTGCCAAAGAAGCTATGGTTGACGTAGCCCAATACACAAACGAGGTGAAAAGAGATTCCGAGCATTTAGGTGTCATTCAGAAAGTCAAG GACAGCATTATGGATTTGAATCTTCCGAACGGCCATGACCTGCGACAGTATGGACGGTTATTATTGGACGGTGACCTGAACATCAAGGCGCATGAGGACCAGAAGACAAAGCATCGGTATGCCTTCATCTTCGAGAAATTAATGATTTTAGTCAAACCTTCAAATACCAAA GATGGCCAATATGTTTTCCGAGACGCTCACAACTTAAACGACTATCGCGTAGAATCATCCAATCGACCCACTCGAACGACCTTAGTGGGTCGGGATGCtcgtttcaaatttcaattgattttggtACGCAAAAGTCAATCGACGGCGTTCACGTTGTACGTAAAAAGTGATGCCGAACGAATCAAATGGACGAAAGCTTTACAGGAGGCAAT GGAAACGTTGGAACCGATGGGTTGCCGCAACACCGATCACAAGTTTCACATAACGACCTTTCATACTCCGATCATTTGTTTGCACTGCTCGAAATTCCTCAAAGGTCTGATACACCAGGGATATCGTTGCAAGGTGTGCGAAATATCCGTGCATCGCGGATGCATTTCGTCGACAGGCCGCTGCAAACAAGGACCGGTTAGCCTTCCACCGCCAGTCTGTGATAGACAATTGTCGGAGTTTTATTGGTTCGTCGGGCCAATGGATCGGGACACTGCGTCGGTTCGGTTGGAAAGTCGTAAAATCGGAACGTATCTGTTGAGGGTTCGACCGCAGGGGGCTAGTAGTTCAACGGAGACGATGTATGCGCTGAGTTTAAA AACCGACGATAGGGTCATTAAACATatgaaaataaaccaaaaacgGGAAGGAGATTCGGTGTGT TACTATCTGTCATCACGGCGTAGCTTTAAAACAATCGTCGAATTAGTGTCATTCTACGAACGAAACGATTTGGGTGAAAACTTTGCGGG CCTAAATCAAACGCTTCAATGGCCTTTCAAGGAGGTCCTGTCCAAAGCTCTCTACGATTTCAATCCCAAAGAATTGAATCAACTGCCTTTACGGAAGGATTGCATTGTACTAGTCATTGGTAAAGAAGGCGACAGCAAAGGTTGGTGGCGTGGAAAAGCCATGGAGCGG GTTGGTTTCTTTCCGAAGGAATATGTTCAAGAATTTTCACCGACCAGTCCGAACGATCTATGA
- the LOC119070199 gene encoding protein vav isoform X2 has product MAMAEGLWREAAKWLTRCKVIPIEHKANANESEIRVLALTLRDGVLLCNLVNFLDAKVGLDFNRKPQMAQFLCCQNIKYFVDACKNHFGLKESDLFEPMMLYNLTNFHKVLITLAKLSQCDIVKELHKDISGFSAHSSPRERSHSDEDIYKDLHSTTTDSTQMNGHVDEQDTKEEEVYQDLCSIQWATRPQLTASTASFEQRDFVIRELIDTETNYLEVLIALKKKFMQPMEGVLSKDEIKIIFPRIKELADIHDKFLDKLKDATSPTPKCKLSQVFLEFREPFLIYGEYCSNMTAATETLRDLSKRNSAVEKLIEKCQMDHSSGRVQLRDILSVPMQRILKYHLLLDKLVHETLPTHDDYRGLERAKEAMVDVAQYTNEVKRDSEHLGVIQKVKDSIMDLNLPNGHDLRQYGRLLLDGDLNIKAHEDQKTKHRYAFIFEKLMILVKPSNTKDGQYVFRDAHNLNDYRVESSNRPTRTTLVGRDARFKFQLILVRKSQSTAFTLYVKSDAERIKWTKALQEAMETLEPMGCRNTDHKFHITTFHTPIICLHCSKFLKGLIHQGYRCKVCEISVHRGCISSTGRCKQGPVSLPPPVCDRQLSEFYWFVGPMDRDTASVRLESRKIGTYLLRVRPQGASSSTETMYALSLKTDDRVIKHMKINQKREGDSVCYYLSSRRSFKTIVELVSFYERNDLGENFAGLNQTLQWPFKEVLSKALYDFNPKELNQLPLRKDCIVLVIGKEGDSKGWWRGKAMERVGFFPKEYVQEFSPTSPNDL; this is encoded by the exons ATGGCAATGGCAGAAg GTCTGTGGCGTGAGGCTGCCAAATGGTTGACCCGTTGCAAAGTGATTCCCATCGAGCACAAAGCGAACGCCAATGAATCCGAGATTCGAGTCTTAGCTCTCACCCTACGTGATGGAGTGTTATTGTGTAATTTAGTCAATTTTCTGGATGCCAAAGTTGGACTGGACTTCAACCGAAAACCTCAAATGGCTCAG TTCTTGTGTTGCCAAAACATTAAATACTTTGTGGACGCCtgcaaaaatcattttggacTGAAGGAATCGGATCTGTTCGAACCAATGATGCTGTacaatttgacaaattttcacaaagttCTCATTACGCTGGCGAAATTGTCACAATGTGACATTGTCAAGGAGCTGCACAAGGATATATC TGGATTCAGTGCGCATTCGTCGCCAAGAGAACGCAGCCATTCGGACGAAGACATCTACAAGGACTTACATTCAAC AACCACGGACAGCACACAAATGAATGGTCATGTTGACGAGCAAGACACGAAAGAAGAGGAAGTTTATCAAGACTTGTGTTCGATACAATGGGCTACCCGACCACAG TTAACAGCATCGACGGCAAGCTTCGAGCAACGTGACTTCGTGATAAGGGAATTGATTGACACGGAAACCAATTACTTGGAGGTCTTAATTGCATTGAAGAAGAAATTCATGCAACCAATGGAGGGGGTGTTATCGAAAgatgaaatcaaaataattttcccgCGAATAAAG GAATTGGCCGACATTCACGACAAGTTTCTGGACAAACTGAAAGATGCCACATCCCCGACACCTAAATGCAAATTGAGTCAAGTATTTCTGGAATTTCGGGAGCCCTTTCTCATTTACGGTGAATACTGTTCGAATATGACAGCAGCGACGGAAACGCTGCGTGACTTGTCGAAGCGTAATTCTGCCGTAGAgaagttaattgaaaaatgtcaaatgGACCACAGTTCGGGCAGAGTTCAACTGCGAGACATTCTATCCGTACCGATGCAGAGAATTTTGAAGTATCATCTGTTGTTGGACAAACTTGTCCACGAAACATTACCG ACGCATGACGACTACCGAGGATTAGAACGTGCCAAAGAAGCTATGGTTGACGTAGCCCAATACACAAACGAGGTGAAAAGAGATTCCGAGCATTTAGGTGTCATTCAGAAAGTCAAG GACAGCATTATGGATTTGAATCTTCCGAACGGCCATGACCTGCGACAGTATGGACGGTTATTATTGGACGGTGACCTGAACATCAAGGCGCATGAGGACCAGAAGACAAAGCATCGGTATGCCTTCATCTTCGAGAAATTAATGATTTTAGTCAAACCTTCAAATACCAAA GATGGCCAATATGTTTTCCGAGACGCTCACAACTTAAACGACTATCGCGTAGAATCATCCAATCGACCCACTCGAACGACCTTAGTGGGTCGGGATGCtcgtttcaaatttcaattgattttggtACGCAAAAGTCAATCGACGGCGTTCACGTTGTACGTAAAAAGTGATGCCGAACGAATCAAATGGACGAAAGCTTTACAGGAGGCAAT GGAAACGTTGGAACCGATGGGTTGCCGCAACACCGATCACAAGTTTCACATAACGACCTTTCATACTCCGATCATTTGTTTGCACTGCTCGAAATTCCTCAAAGGTCTGATACACCAGGGATATCGTTGCAAGGTGTGCGAAATATCCGTGCATCGCGGATGCATTTCGTCGACAGGCCGCTGCAAACAAGGACCGGTTAGCCTTCCACCGCCAGTCTGTGATAGACAATTGTCGGAGTTTTATTGGTTCGTCGGGCCAATGGATCGGGACACTGCGTCGGTTCGGTTGGAAAGTCGTAAAATCGGAACGTATCTGTTGAGGGTTCGACCGCAGGGGGCTAGTAGTTCAACGGAGACGATGTATGCGCTGAGTTTAAA AACCGACGATAGGGTCATTAAACATatgaaaataaaccaaaaacgGGAAGGAGATTCGGTGTGT TACTATCTGTCATCACGGCGTAGCTTTAAAACAATCGTCGAATTAGTGTCATTCTACGAACGAAACGATTTGGGTGAAAACTTTGCGGG CCTAAATCAAACGCTTCAATGGCCTTTCAAGGAGGTCCTGTCCAAAGCTCTCTACGATTTCAATCCCAAAGAATTGAATCAACTGCCTTTACGGAAGGATTGCATTGTACTAGTCATTGGTAAAGAAGGCGACAGCAAAGGTTGGTGGCGTGGAAAAGCCATGGAGCGG GTTGGTTTCTTTCCGAAGGAATATGTTCAAGAATTTTCACCGACCAGTCCGAACGATCTATGA